In the genome of Nonomuraea sp. NBC_00507, the window GCCAGATCCGCCCCGCCAGCTCCGGCGACACGCCGGCCAGGGCCGCGACCTGCGCGCGTGTGTAGCGGCGAGGCAGGCCGAGGAGCCGGAGCTCGATCTCCTCGGCGGTCGGCCGCCCCCGCGAGCCCGAGCTCAACGGCCGTCGACTTCGCCGTCCGAGGCGTCCTCGACGAGCCTGAAGATGTCAGTGCGGACGTCCTGGATCTTCGGGATGTCCCGGAGCACGATCTCGCCCCGCTCGCCGGCGGACTCGACGGTCAGCGTGCCGCAGCCGAGCAGGCGCTCGGCGAACGTCTGGTCGGAGCTGACCGTGTTGACCTTGGCGATCGGGATCTCGTCGGTGGACTTGTTGAGCACGCCCGTGCTGATCGTGAAGCGGTGCGTGGTGAGCACGTAGCCGGTGTTCTTCCACTGTAGGTAGGGCACGAACGACCAGATCGTCAGCAGGACGAGCGCGATGACGACGACGGCGATCCTGGCGTAGAGAGCGAACTCCCACTCAGGTATGAACCACAGCGCCGCGCTTGAGGCCGCGACGATGAGAACGAGCGCGAGGAACGGGCCGATGAGCCGCTTCCAGTGCGGGTTGAAGGATCGGACGCGCCGCTCACCCTGCGTCAGATGATGGTCGGGAAGGGTCATGGCGCACATCGTGCCACCATCGCCGCCCGGCGGCTACGCGGACGGCGCAAACCGGCTCATCCCGCGATCCGTACGTGCACGACGTCGCCCGCGCTCAGCGTGTGACGTTCGCCCTCGCTCGCCACCTGCAGGTGGCCGGAGGTGTCGACGCCGGTCGCCTGCCCGATCAGCACCTGCCCGCCGGGCAGCTCCACTCGCACCAGGCGGCCGATCGTGGCGCTGGCCGCCAGGTAGGCCGAGTGCAGCCCGGAGGCCTCGGCGTCGCCGCCGGCCGCCGTCCACTCCCTGTAGTGGGTCTCGACCTCCCTGAGTACGGCTCTGAGCAGCGGATCCCGGTCCACGCACGCCGCCTGCTCGATGGCCAGCGACGTGGCCGTCTCGACGGGCAGCTCCTCGGGCTTGAGCGACACGTTGAGCCCCATGCCGATGACGATGGCGTCGCCGGCCCGCTCGGCCAGCACCCCGGCCAGCTTGCGTTCGCCGATCAGCAGGTCGTTGGGCCACTTCAGGCGGACGTCCACCTCGGCCAGCCGGCGCACGGCCGAGGCGGCGGCGACGCCGTACAGGAGGGACAGCCAGCCCTGCGTGGCCACCGGGACCCGCGGTCGGAGCAAGATCGAGAACGTCAGCCCGGAGCGGGGCGGCGCCGACCAGGTGCGGGCCAGCCTGCCGCGACCGGCGAGCTGCTCCTCCGCCACCAGCACCGCACCCTCGGCGGCTCCCTCCTGTGCGGCCTTGGCCAGGTCGGAGTTGGTGGAGCCGGTGCTCTCCACGACGGTGACGCCCGTCCACAGGCTGCCGGGGCGCACCAGGGCGCGGTTGAGCGCCGCCGCGGAAAGGGGCGGCCGCTCGAGGTCGGAGTAGCGCATTCTCATATCTTCGCAGGAGGGAGGATGGAGACATGAGCAGCAAGCGTCTGGATCGGCGTAACTGGGCGTCCTGGCGGCCGTTCGGCATCGGGTTGCGCAAGCCGAACAATTACCTGGAGCTGTGGAAGGCGTTCAGGTCCGTCAAGGGCAACAGGCGCTACGCGTGGCGGATACTCAACGAGGGCACCTGTGACGGGTGCGCGCTGGGCACGCAGGGCATGCGTGACTGGACGATGGACGAGATCCATCTGTGCAACATCAGGTTGCGGCTGCTGCCGCTCAACACGATGCCGGCCATGGACGTCTCCGTGCTGCGCGAGGTCTCCGGGCTCACCGGCAAGAAGAGCGCCGAGCTGCGGGAGCTCGGCCGGCTGCCCTATCCGATGCTGCGGCGAGCCGGGGAGGCCGGATTCACCCGCATCTCGTGGGACGAGGCGTTGCGGGTGGCGGCGGAAGGGCTGCGGGGAGCACGGTTCGGGACATACCTGACAAGTCGCGGCATGCCCAACGAAAACTACTACGCGGCACAGAAGGCGGTGCGTGCGCTCGGCACCAACAACGTGGACAACGCCGCCCGCATCTGCCACTCACCGTCCACCGTCGCACTCAAGCAGACCATCGGCGCGGCCGCCACGACCTGCTCCTACAGTGACTGGATCGGCTCGGACCTCATCGTCTTCATCGGCTCGAACCCGTCGAACAACCAGCCGGTGGCGATGAAATACCTCTACCACGCCAAGAAGGAGGGCACCCGCATCGCGATGGTCAACGCCTACCGCGAGCCCGGCATGGACAAATACTGGGTGCCCTCGAACGCCGAGTCCGCGGTGTTCGGCACGAAGATCACCGATGAGTTCTTCGGCGTGAACGTGGGCGGCGACATCGGCTTCCTCAACGGCGTGCTCAAGCACCTCATCGAGAACGACTGGGTGGACAAGGCGTTCGTGGACCAGCGGACGAGCGGCTTCGAGGACGTGCGGCGGGCCGTCGCCGGCCAGTCGTGGGAGGAGCTGGAGGCGCTGTCCGGCGCCTCGCGCGACGACATGCTCCGCCTGGCCAGGATGCTGGGCGAGGCCCGGTCGGCGGTGCTCGTGTGGTCCATGGGGATCACCCAGCACGCCTACGGCGAGGACAACGTGCGGGCGATCGTCAATCTGGCGCTCGCCCGGGGCTTCGTCGGGCGGGACAAGTGCGGGCTGATGCCGATCCGCGGGCACAGCGGTGTGCAGGGCGGGGCCGAGATGGGCGCGTACGCGACCGGGCTGCCGGGCGGGCTGCCGATCACACCAGAAAATGCCGCGAAATTTACGGACATGTGGGGATTCGAAGTGCCGGACACGCCCGGCCTGACCGCCACCGACATGATCGACGCCGCCCACCGCGGGGACCTGGACGCGCTCGTCTCCTCGGGCGGCAACTTCCTGGAGGTGCTCCCCGACCCGGCCTACTGCCGCGAGGCCCTGTCGCGGCTGCGGCTGCGGGTGCACATCGACATCGTGTTGTCGTCGCAGATGCTCGTGCCGGGCGAGGGCGACGTGCTGCTGCTGCCCGCCCAGACCCGCTACGAGATGGTCGGCGGCGTGACCGAGACCTCCACCGAGCGGCGGATCATCTTCTCGCCGGAGGTGGAGGGGCCGCGGATCGGCGAGGCGTGGCCGGAGTGGAAGATCTTCACGGAGCTGGCCGCCCAAACGCGCCCTGAAATTTCGGCAAAAATCCACTTCACCGGCACACCGCAGATCCGCGCCGAGATCGAGAAGGCCGTCCCCTTCTACGAGGGCATCGCCGGCCTGTCGAAGTTCGGAGACAACGTCCAGTACGGCGGCCGCCACCTGTTCGCCGACGGCCGTTTCCAGACCCCGGACGGGCTCGGCAGGTTCTCCGCCGTCGAGCCGCCCGCGCTGGAACGCCCCGATGGGACCTTCATGGTGGCCACGAGGCGCGGCAAGCAGTTCAACAGCATGGTCCACGAGCGACGCGACGCCTTCAACAACGCGGTGCGCGAGGCCGTGCTGATGAGCGCGTACGACGCCGACCGCCTGGGCCTGCCCGACGGCGCCAGAGTCGAGCTACGCTCGGGCGGGCGAACATACCAGGGCAGGGTCCTACGGGCCCCGCTCATGCCCGGCAACCTGCAGATTCACTGGCCGGAGGGCAATGTGCTGCTGGATGAGTCCCGCCGCTCGCCCCAGGCGCGCATCCCCGACTACAACGCCCTCGTCACCGTGCGGCCGCAATGAAGAGGCGACCCGGCCCCACCACCCGCGCCAGGATCCGGGAGCTCAACGGCTCCGTCGCCAGGGACCGCCGCGACGACCTGGCCACGGAGGAGCCGCTGGAGATCCGGCTCACCGCGCCGGACGGCGAGCGCAAGACCGTCGCCATCACCATGCGCACGCCGGGCCACGACTTCGAGCTGGCCGCCGGGTTCCTGCACGGCGAAGGGCTCGTGCGGCCCGGCGACGTCGCGGCCATCGTCTACTGCACCGACGAGGACCTCCCGCCGGAGGCCCGCTACAACACGGTCACCGTACGCCTGCGCGGCCCCATCCCCGACCTGCCCGCGCTGGACCGGCACTTCCTCACCTCCAGCGCGTGCGGCGTCTGCGGCTCGGCCAGCCTCGACGCGCTGCGCGACCGCTGTGTGCCCCTCCCGGAGGGCTCGCTGCGGCTCACGCCCGACATCCTGTACGGGCTGCCGGACACGCTCCGCAGCGCGCAGGGCGTGTTCGGCAAGACCGGCGGACTGCACGCCGCGGGGCTGTTCTCGGCCACCGGCACGCTGGTGGCGGTGCGTGAGGACGTGGGGCGGCACAACGCCGTGGACAAGCTGGTCGGCTGGGCCGCGATGGCGGAGCGGCTGCCGCTGGCCGAGCATGTGCTCATGGTCAGCGGCCGGGCCAGCTACGAGATCATGCAGAAGGCCCTCGCCGCCGGGATCCCGGCGGTGTGCGCGGTGTCGGCGCCCTCATCGCTCGCCGTGGAGCTGGCCAGGGAGTTCGGCATGACGCTGGTGGGCTTCCTGCGCGGGGAGCGCTGCAACGTGTACGCGGATCAGGAACGGATCAGGCCATAGTTATGGAATGAAGCATTCCGTTCTGGTACTCTTGGAACAGAACAAACCGTTCCGAGAGGATGCGTCATGAACCCCTTCCGTGTCGAGATTCCTCAGGCCGACCTCGACGACCTCCAGGCCCGCCTCGCCATGACCCGCTTCACCGACGAGATCCCCGGCGCCGACCAGGGCGTGACCGTCGAGCGGGTCAAGCGCCTGGTCGGCTACTGGCGCGACGGCTTCGACTGGCGGGCCCAGGAGGCGAGGCTCAACGCGTACCCGCAGTTCACCACGGAGATCGACGGGCAGAACATCCACTTCATCCACGTGCGCAGCGACAACCCCGACGCCCTGGCGCTGATCCTCACCCACGGCTGGCCCGGCTCGATCGTCGAATACCTCGACGCCATCGAGCCGCTCTCGCGCCACTTCCACCTGGTCGTCCCGTCGCTGCCCGGCTACGGCTTCTCCGGCCCCACCAAGGAGCTGGGCTGGAACAACCCGCGCATCGCCCGCGCGTGGGCCGAGCTGATGGCCCGGCTGGGCTATGAGCGCTACGGCGCGGTGGGCAACGACGCCGGCTCGATGATCTCGCCGGAGGTCGGCCGCGTCGACCCCGGCCACGTCGTGGGCGTGCACGTCACGCAGCTGTTCTCATTCCCCTCGGGCGACCCCGCCGAGTTCGCGGAGCTGAGCGAGGAGGAGAAGGCCGGGCTGGCCGTGCTGGAGTGGTTCTGGAAGGAGAAGGGCGCCTTCAACGTGCTGCACGCACAGCAGCCGCAGACCCTCGCCCACGCCATCGCCGACTCCCCCGCCGGCCTGCTCGGCTGGCTGGCCCAGCTCCTCGACGACGACCTTGACGACGACTTCGTGCTGGCCAACGCGGCGATCTACTGGTTCACCGGGACCGCCGGCTCCGCGATCCGCCTCTACTGGGAGAACGCGCGCGCCGAGCAGCCCAAGGAGCCCACGACCGTGCCGACGGCGCTGGCGATGGGCGAGGGCGACTTCAAGTCGATCCGCCGCTTCGCCGACCGGGACCACGCCAACATCGTCAGCTGGAAGACGCTGCCGGCCCCGGCCCACGGTCACTACACCGCGCACACCGCGACCGAGGCGCTCACCTCCGACGTCATCGCCTTCTTCACGGGCCTCCGCTAGCCCTGTTGTCGCGCGTCAGCCGCTCTGCTCCCCCAGCGCCCGCCCTTCCGCCAAAGGACCTTCGCCGGAGCCGCCGTCAGCCGGTGTTCTGCAGGCCCGCCGCCACCCCGTTGACCGACAGGAGCAGGAGCGTGGACAGCCGATCGCGTTCCTGCTCCGACGGCTGGCCGGTGCGCAGGGCGCGCAGGGCACGCAGCTGGAGGTGCGACAGCGCGTCCACGTACGGGTCGCGCAGCTGGACGGCGCGCGACAGCACCTTGCGGTTCTCCAGCAGCCTCGTGTGCCCGGTGACGCGCAGCACCAGGTCGCGGGTCCGGTCGTACTCCTCCAGCACCTGCCGGGTGAAGTCCTCCCTGCCGCCCAGTGCCAGGTAGCGCTTGGCGATCGAGCGGTCGGTCTTGGCCAGTGACATCTCCGCGTTGTCCAGCATCGCGTTGAACAGCGGCCACTCCGCGTACGCGGCCCGCAGCTCCTCCAGCGAGCCCACCGACGCCAGTCCGGTGCCCAGGCCGTACCAGCCGGGCAGGTTGACCCGGGTCTGCGCCCATGCGAACACCCACGGGATCGCCCGCAGGTCGTCGAGCGAGCGCGGCGCGCCCAGGCCACGGCGGGCCGGGCGGGAGCCCAGGCGCAGCGTGCCGATCTCCTCCAGCGGGCTGACCAGGCCGAACCACTCGGGGAAGCCCGGCGCCTCGGTCAACGCCCGGTACGCCTGCTCCGACGCGACCGCCACCTGCTCGGCGAGACCGCGGAAGCGCTCGGCCGCGGCCGCGGTGCGGGCGCCGATCGTGGGCGAGGAGGCCATCAGGACGGCGTTGGTGACCTGTTCCAGGTGGCGGCGGGCGATCGCGATGTGGCCGTAGCGGGCGAAGATGACCTCGCCCTGCTCGGTGACCTTGAAACGACCCGCGACCGAGCCGGGGGCCTGCGCCAGCACCGCGCGGTTGGCCGGGCCGCCGCCGCGGCCGAGCGCGCCGCCGCGGCCGTGGAACATGCGCAGCTTCACGTCGTGCTTCGCGGCCCAGGCGGTCAGCTCCTCCTGCGCCTCGTACAGGCGCAGCGTGGCGGCGGCCGGGCCGAGTTCCTTGGCGGAGTCGGAGTAGCCGAGCATGATCTCCAGGCGCCGGCCGGTGGCCGCCAGGCGCTCCTGGATCTGCGGGATCTCCAGCATGCCGCTCAGCACGCGCGGCGAGTTGGCCAGGTCCTGGCCGGACTCGAACAGCGGCACCACGTCCAGGACGGGCGCGCGGTCGCCGAGCGCGTGCCGGGCCAGCTCGTAGACGGCCGCGACGTCGTCGGCGGAACGGGTGAAGGACACCACGTAACGGGAGCAGGCGGTGACGCCGAACCGCTCCTGGATCCAGCCGATCACGCGGATCGTGGCCAGGACCTCCTCGGTGCGCTCCGACAGCTCACCGCCGGCCCGCAGCTCCTCCAGCGCCGCCGCGTGCACCTGGGAGTGCTGGCGCACCTCCAGCTCGGCCAGGTGGAAGCCGAACGTCTCCACCTGCCAGATGAGGTGCTGCAACTCCCCGTACGCCTGCCGCGGCGCGGTGGCGGCCAGCGACTCCTGCGCCAACCGCAGGTCGGCCAGCAGGTCGGCGGGCGAGCGGTAGGCCAGGTCGAGGTCGCGCCGCTGGGTGGCGGCGATACGCGCGGCCACGAACAGCAACCACTGCCGGTGCGGCTCCCGCGGCGACCGGGTGGCCAGCTCGGAGACGACCCCGGGGTGGGCGGCCACAGTCGCGGCCAGCGCCGTCTTCAGCTCGGGTGAGCAGGGGGCGAGCGTGGCGGCGGCGGTGAGCGTGCGGGCGATGCGCAAGCAGGCGGCTTCCAGCGCGGCCAGCACGTGCTCGGACTGGATCTGGATGGTCTCGCGGGTGACCCTGGCCGTGACGTTGGGGTTGCCGTCGCGGTCGCCGCCGATCCAGCTGCCGTATCTGACGAACGGCCTCGCCTGCGGCGGGCGGGTGCCGGTGCCCGGGTCGAGTGCCGCGTCCAGCGCGCGGTAGACCTGCGGCACCATGCGGAACAACGTCTCGTCGAAGGCGGCCATGGCGGTGCGCACTTCATCGAGCGGGTCGAGCTTGGTCGAGCGCAGCTGGGCCGTGCGCCACAGCAGGTCGATCTCCTCCAGCAGGCGCCGCTTGCTCTCGGCCCGTTCGGAGGCCCCGCGACCTGGGGTGTTGTATTCGGTGAGCTGGCCGCTGATCCGCTGGATGGCGGTGACGACCGCGCGCCTGCGCGCCTCGGTCGGGTGCGCGGTCAGCACCGGGTGCAGCTCCAGGCCTTCCAGCAACTCGGCGACCCGGTCGTGGCCCAGCTCGTGGACGGCCTGCGCCATCGACTCCCGCTGGACCCTGCCCTCGGCGTCCCGCTCGCGGAGCGTGCGGATCCGATAATGCTCCTCGGCCAGGTTGGCCAGGTGGAAATAACACGTGAACGCGCGGGCGACCTGGACCGCCCGCTCGATGTCCCACGCCGCGACCATGTCGGTGATCACATCGGCCGAGATCTCGCCCCTGCGTGCCGCGATGACGGCCTTGCGCAGCCGTTCGACGTCGGCCAGCAGGTCCTCGCCCCCCTGCTCGGCGAGCACCTGGCCGAGCAGCTTGCCGAGCATCCGCACGTCGTGGCGCAGCTCGTCCGGCATCTCCGTCACTGCGGCGCTGCGATGTTCGAGCCCCTGGTCAATCATGTCTCGAAGGGTATCTAGTCGCCCGAAGTGCCCGTAGACCG includes:
- a CDS encoding PH domain-containing protein, giving the protein MTLPDHHLTQGERRVRSFNPHWKRLIGPFLALVLIVAASSAALWFIPEWEFALYARIAVVVIALVLLTIWSFVPYLQWKNTGYVLTTHRFTISTGVLNKSTDEIPIAKVNTVSSDQTFAERLLGCGTLTVESAGERGEIVLRDIPKIQDVRTDIFRLVEDASDGEVDGR
- a CDS encoding biotin--[acetyl-CoA-carboxylase] ligase — its product is MRYSDLERPPLSAAALNRALVRPGSLWTGVTVVESTGSTNSDLAKAAQEGAAEGAVLVAEEQLAGRGRLARTWSAPPRSGLTFSILLRPRVPVATQGWLSLLYGVAAASAVRRLAEVDVRLKWPNDLLIGERKLAGVLAERAGDAIVIGMGLNVSLKPEELPVETATSLAIEQAACVDRDPLLRAVLREVETHYREWTAAGGDAEASGLHSAYLAASATIGRLVRVELPGGQVLIGQATGVDTSGHLQVASEGERHTLSAGDVVHVRIAG
- a CDS encoding FdhF/YdeP family oxidoreductase, giving the protein MSSKRLDRRNWASWRPFGIGLRKPNNYLELWKAFRSVKGNRRYAWRILNEGTCDGCALGTQGMRDWTMDEIHLCNIRLRLLPLNTMPAMDVSVLREVSGLTGKKSAELRELGRLPYPMLRRAGEAGFTRISWDEALRVAAEGLRGARFGTYLTSRGMPNENYYAAQKAVRALGTNNVDNAARICHSPSTVALKQTIGAAATTCSYSDWIGSDLIVFIGSNPSNNQPVAMKYLYHAKKEGTRIAMVNAYREPGMDKYWVPSNAESAVFGTKITDEFFGVNVGGDIGFLNGVLKHLIENDWVDKAFVDQRTSGFEDVRRAVAGQSWEELEALSGASRDDMLRLARMLGEARSAVLVWSMGITQHAYGEDNVRAIVNLALARGFVGRDKCGLMPIRGHSGVQGGAEMGAYATGLPGGLPITPENAAKFTDMWGFEVPDTPGLTATDMIDAAHRGDLDALVSSGGNFLEVLPDPAYCREALSRLRLRVHIDIVLSSQMLVPGEGDVLLLPAQTRYEMVGGVTETSTERRIIFSPEVEGPRIGEAWPEWKIFTELAAQTRPEISAKIHFTGTPQIRAEIEKAVPFYEGIAGLSKFGDNVQYGGRHLFADGRFQTPDGLGRFSAVEPPALERPDGTFMVATRRGKQFNSMVHERRDAFNNAVREAVLMSAYDADRLGLPDGARVELRSGGRTYQGRVLRAPLMPGNLQIHWPEGNVLLDESRRSPQARIPDYNALVTVRPQ
- the fdhD gene encoding formate dehydrogenase accessory sulfurtransferase FdhD, coding for MKRRPGPTTRARIRELNGSVARDRRDDLATEEPLEIRLTAPDGERKTVAITMRTPGHDFELAAGFLHGEGLVRPGDVAAIVYCTDEDLPPEARYNTVTVRLRGPIPDLPALDRHFLTSSACGVCGSASLDALRDRCVPLPEGSLRLTPDILYGLPDTLRSAQGVFGKTGGLHAAGLFSATGTLVAVREDVGRHNAVDKLVGWAAMAERLPLAEHVLMVSGRASYEIMQKALAAGIPAVCAVSAPSSLAVELAREFGMTLVGFLRGERCNVYADQERIRP
- a CDS encoding epoxide hydrolase family protein, coding for MNPFRVEIPQADLDDLQARLAMTRFTDEIPGADQGVTVERVKRLVGYWRDGFDWRAQEARLNAYPQFTTEIDGQNIHFIHVRSDNPDALALILTHGWPGSIVEYLDAIEPLSRHFHLVVPSLPGYGFSGPTKELGWNNPRIARAWAELMARLGYERYGAVGNDAGSMISPEVGRVDPGHVVGVHVTQLFSFPSGDPAEFAELSEEEKAGLAVLEWFWKEKGAFNVLHAQQPQTLAHAIADSPAGLLGWLAQLLDDDLDDDFVLANAAIYWFTGTAGSAIRLYWENARAEQPKEPTTVPTALAMGEGDFKSIRRFADRDHANIVSWKTLPAPAHGHYTAHTATEALTSDVIAFFTGLR
- a CDS encoding phosphoenolpyruvate carboxylase, which gives rise to MIDQGLEHRSAAVTEMPDELRHDVRMLGKLLGQVLAEQGGEDLLADVERLRKAVIAARRGEISADVITDMVAAWDIERAVQVARAFTCYFHLANLAEEHYRIRTLRERDAEGRVQRESMAQAVHELGHDRVAELLEGLELHPVLTAHPTEARRRAVVTAIQRISGQLTEYNTPGRGASERAESKRRLLEEIDLLWRTAQLRSTKLDPLDEVRTAMAAFDETLFRMVPQVYRALDAALDPGTGTRPPQARPFVRYGSWIGGDRDGNPNVTARVTRETIQIQSEHVLAALEAACLRIARTLTAAATLAPCSPELKTALAATVAAHPGVVSELATRSPREPHRQWLLFVAARIAATQRRDLDLAYRSPADLLADLRLAQESLAATAPRQAYGELQHLIWQVETFGFHLAELEVRQHSQVHAAALEELRAGGELSERTEEVLATIRVIGWIQERFGVTACSRYVVSFTRSADDVAAVYELARHALGDRAPVLDVVPLFESGQDLANSPRVLSGMLEIPQIQERLAATGRRLEIMLGYSDSAKELGPAAATLRLYEAQEELTAWAAKHDVKLRMFHGRGGALGRGGGPANRAVLAQAPGSVAGRFKVTEQGEVIFARYGHIAIARRHLEQVTNAVLMASSPTIGARTAAAAERFRGLAEQVAVASEQAYRALTEAPGFPEWFGLVSPLEEIGTLRLGSRPARRGLGAPRSLDDLRAIPWVFAWAQTRVNLPGWYGLGTGLASVGSLEELRAAYAEWPLFNAMLDNAEMSLAKTDRSIAKRYLALGGREDFTRQVLEEYDRTRDLVLRVTGHTRLLENRKVLSRAVQLRDPYVDALSHLQLRALRALRTGQPSEQERDRLSTLLLLSVNGVAAGLQNTG